One part of the Candida albicans SC5314 chromosome R, complete sequence genome encodes these proteins:
- a CDS encoding uncharacterized protein (Protein of unknown function; transcript upregulated in azole-resistant strain overexpressing MDR1; Spider biofilm induced) gives MRVHSDLYRTQASIRKLELRKNKYKQENQCKYKMIYRPITCLFQFVVVFYASKCTENVVAQHSKVPGNSIVCLNNTSVVYEESQLLKKQISATPTVYSLRSIEELESKHADKLSDTTNVFQFKDTKSSLQYNHRNRNWVEVRQKDPADAPQIFPLEYWIPASYCLDSTSGSGGTISRIVTVLLEAAVENYVDLYIGFPTYAFSEALGLSIGVKVGKVMAATLLFSCAVNKGEILQMQYRPSYVLVPTMEAISYKFKGKKFKKLKIKVIKPFKMLVIDAPEHQCWATNKAEHLQCSKPFNHRHLIKF, from the coding sequence ATGCGGGTACACAGTGACCTTTATCGAACCCAAGCCTCCATAAGAAAACTTGAactaagaaaaaacaaatacaaacaagaaaatcaatGCAAATATAAGATGATTTATAGACCGATTACGtgtttatttcaatttgtagTTGTCTTTTATGCATCAAAGTGCACAGAAAATGTAGTTGCACAACATTCGAAAGTACCGGGCAATTCGATTGTCTGTTTGAACAACACTTCCGTGGTGTATGAGGAACTGCaacttttaaaaaaacagaTATCCGCCACTCCCACAGTATATTCCTTACGCTCTATTGAAGAGTTGGAATCAAAACATGCAGACAAACTTAGCGACACGACAAACGTGTTCCAATTCAAAGACACAAAAAGCTCGCTTCAATACAACCACCGCAACCGTAACTGGGTGGAAGTAAGACAAAAAGATCCAGCCGATGCTCCCCAGATTTTCCCGTTAGAATACTGGATACCAGCATCCTATTGCCTAGATTCAACATCGGGGTCAGGCGGAACAATTAGTCGGATTGTCACAGTGCTCTTGGAAGCAGCAGTGGAAAACTATGTGGACTTGTACATTGGTTTTCCAACGTATGCGTTTCTGGAAGCCTTAGGACTTTCAATTGGCGTTAAAGTAGGGAAAGTAATGGCAGCGACCTTGTTATTTTCCTGTGCTGTAAATAAAGGTGAGATTCTTCAAATGCAGTATCGCCCCTCGTATGTGCTTGTTCCAACAATGGAGGCAATTCTGTATAAATTTAAGGGgaagaaattcaaaaaactaaaaataaaagtgaTCAAGCCCTTCAAGATGTTGGTTATCGATGCTCCAGAACACCAGTGTTGGGCAACAAATAAAGCAGAGCATTTACAATGTTCAAAACCATTTAATCACAGACACCTCATAAAGTTTTAA
- a CDS encoding uncharacterized protein (Ortholog of C. dubliniensis CD36 : Cd36_33870, C. parapsilosis CDC317 : CPAR2_204450, Candida tenuis NRRL Y-1498 : CANTEDRAFT_113827 and Debaryomyces hansenii CBS767 : DEHA2E04158g), with translation MWNLSICLPEFKCLKPKKFFFSFCSNSIHNTELPLRSFSFLTLQYMDLIQHYTSETESETETQEEGDRDFPIESDEKEGENKLESQTSIPPPLPNIEIYSQLYQQNMSKTVATTFGYLPWKPPFAAIRNIERACLRTISKIPLLSENYKFVSTHKDTSRLVKQHLTVFPGVALNTPDTHLVADKIFESVAKLEVPKSMIVTVGGGSDPLSSILNKPRKAIRFQTVNYLELARGFTNDRLFLLIYVKHTADSRKYADELTKLCRQTLEDNGYLQNPERYSPSSYHVSICTGYLKKAELSNKDIAKVNKQLRSITIPELVDLSFDVEELCCTGSSETIYSHRLLPYT, from the coding sequence ATGTGGAATTTACTGATTTGTTTACCAGAGTTCAAATGTTTGAAGcctaaaaaattttttttttcgttttgtTCCAACTCTATTCACAATACAGAACTACCACTAAggtctttttcttttttgaccCTACAGTACATGGATTTGATCCAACATTACACGTCAGAAACCGAAAGTGAAACCGAAACCCAAGAGGAAGGCGACAGAGATTTTCCAATAGAAAGTGACGAGAAAGAAggagaaaacaaattagaGAGTCAAACAAGCATCCCTCCACCGCTTCCAAATATTGAGATTTATCTGCAACTTTATCAGCAAAACATGTCTAAAACAGTGGCCACCACCTTTGGGTACCTTCCATGGAAACCACCATTTGCAGCGATCAGGAACATAGAGAGGGCCTGTTTGCGTACAATTTCTAAGATACCTTTGCTCTCGGAAAACTACAAGTTTGTATCTACACACAAGGACACCTCACGTCTAGTGAAACAGCATCTAACTGTTTTTCCCGGTGTAGCACTAAACACCCCTGATACCCATTTAGTGGCAGACAAAATATTTGAGAGTGTGGCGAAGTTGGAAGTACCCAAATCAATGATAGTGACTGTGGGAGGGGGACTGGATCCGTTGTCACTGATACTAAACAAACCAAGAAAGGCCATTCGTTTCCAAACCGTCAACTACTTAGAGTTAGCAAGAGGATTCACAAATGACAGactatttttgttgatatatGTAAAACACACTGCTGACTCGAGAAAATATGCCGATGAGCTTACAAAGTTGTGCAGACAAACTCTTGAGGATAATGGGTATTTGCAAAACCCTGAAAGGTATTCGCCATCATCGTATCATGTCTCTATATGCACTGGCTATCTTAAGAAAGCAGAGTTGCTGAATAAGGACATTGCAAAGGTAAACAAACAGCTTCGAAGCATCACCATTCCTGAGCTAGTCGACCTCCTGTTTGACGTCGAAGAATTGTGTTGCACCGGTTCGAGTGAGACCATTTATTCACATAGATTACTACCATATACGTAA
- a CDS encoding uncharacterized protein (Putative Arf3p GTPase activating protein; Hap43p-repressed gene; possibly an essential gene, disruptants not obtained by UAU1 method) — protein MFSKKQQKEKERQLIEAVNSRGNDNKCGECGASHPTWASYTLGILLCGRCASVHKRVLGPPNHNISKVKSLTLDNWTEEQINQLRRIGNKKAKRKWNSKRIPFPYDGDDDVSAVEQYLRDKYIAGKFRDDGIDNSEYDDRSSKFSDADQGSSYSQRASTRSRSNSARSQSASIPRLTHRKLTTFEYTQYYTQAMKIRSYGYNDRDAVLESLLLSNGNIELALDILEQDSKINPTKEEIAPELPRRPQPSSANTNEKTQVSSDEWWNGNTTASPQVPAITGAQTTGMPQIYQYTDPVTGQISYIDSNGQEYLDPNNPQHQNQLMQMSNPQLIAQQTNKQNILSLYNQPTGQAFTQQQQPQQQQQQQPQYTNTVYLQQQQQQQPQQPQQQPQFTGFGQTQQTGYMFGQYPQQQNGYWRQ, from the coding sequence ATGTTTAGTAAAAAGCaacaaaaggaaaaagagaGACAGTTGATAGAAGCTGTTAACAGTAGAGGTAACGACAACAAATGTGGTGAATGTGGAGCTTCACACCCAACTTGGGCTTCGTATACTTTGGGGATATTATTGTGTGGAAGATGTGCTTCGGTGCATAAGCGAGTTCTTGGTCCTCCTAACCACAACATATCGAAGGTCAAATCATTGACTTTGGACAATTGGACAGAAGAACAAATTAACCAATTGCGCCGAATCGGAAACAAGAAGGcgaaaagaaaatggaaTTCGAAGAGAATACCCTTTCCATATGATGGGGATGACGATGTCAGTGCCGTCGAACAATACCTTAGAGACAAGTACATTGCGGGTAAATTTCGCGACGATGGTATTGATAATTCCGAGTATGATGACCGGTCGAGTAAGTTTAGTGATGCAGATCAAGGCAGCTCGTATTCACAACGAGCACTGACAAGACTGAGATCAAACAGTGCCCGTAGTCAAAGTGCATCGATTCCACGACTTACACATAGAAAACTTACCACATTTGAGTATACTCAGTATTACACACAGGCAATGAAAATTAGACTGTATGGTTATAATGACCGTGACGCTGTTTTGGAGAGTTTACTATTGAGTAACGGAAACATCGAGTTGGCACTCGACATATTGGAACAGGATTCAAAAATCAACCCAACAAAAGAAGAGATTGCTCCCGAATTGCCAAGAAGACCTCAACCTAGCTCAGCTAACACCAATGAAAAAACACAGGTGTCGTCTGATGAATGGTGGAATGGAAACACAACAGCTCTGCCACAAGTACCAGCAATAACAGGAGCACAAACTACTGGAATGCCGCAAATTTACCAATACACAGATCCAGTCACTGGTCAGATTTCGTATATTGACTCGAATGGACAAGAGTATCTTGATCCGAACAATCCGCAACACCAAAACCAGTTAATGCAAATGTCCAATCCCCAATTGATAGCTCAGCAGACTAACAAGCAGAACATATTGTCATTATATAATCAACCGACTGGCCAAGCATTCAcccaacaacagcaaccacagcagcaacagcaacagcagccACAATATACCAATACAGTATatctacaacaacaacaacaacagcaaccacaacaaccacaGCAACAGCCGCAGTTTACTGGATTTGGCCAAACACAACAAACAGGATATATGTTTGGACAGTACCCACAGCAGCAAAATGGTTATTGGAGACAGTAG
- a CDS encoding lysophospholipase (Putative patatin-like phospholipase; similar to S. cerevisiae Nte1p, which is predicted to be a membrane protein; antigenic during human oral infection; Hap43p-repressed gene): protein MGPEFEDSIPLVHSDNRTTTIYSVYIIISDIFSFVQWLLFKVLNLIIIDSPAFVLRLLSKNFEINLHLSSILATLIGVSVVTYLVIRYKFLTGYSHSNDQKEGAGKKGIHPASSKVFVGKSKQDKKPSNYLDEFLLAIKVFGYLDKAVFHELTKSMTTQKLSHEEILCLDESLGFSIVVEGVAQVYTKKSKENSSKYKQRYFEEIEEERDEFLILGDKQYQLLNEVKSGAPLSSLFSTLDLFRPRNKNEEMALTPNDEDGNSVVALNMDYLSKSEPATDSKLSNSDDDENGQDYPEIIVRPKKSHNNGTITIAIIPHTAFERVQSKYPKATSHIVTMVLTRLYKVTMSTVQNYLGLTSEILKSEIKLNEENATSLPRYFVDGLLERLNKKEEAEAEAENLPKKLKHHHRNQLQRTTSRYVSLDSKVKSNHPGDLLSSVPISRSEFQKKVLPKSSTTSLSDGDNKRMNFTDEMEETEENSLRVAIIENIFKMVGIEETNGIVERTGYFQSLSSSTSSSIVGLDSLNQSIMSGATTPTTKRSHPVFNNQGSLMNTINLAELRKPSTAENSTLPKLSGKKRLLSDMNIKDAFAKSLEIKYIGPDSTIVSQNSAITGLYYVIDGSLEIYNRSADVSAPNRYIYTVESGGIAGYLTSVVGFRSMVTIKTPKKTGAVVAYIPKNDYNKLLDKYYFLQLPVALKLKNLLSKQILTIDYALEWCHIPAGEVLCSQGDLANGFHVVLSGRFRVVRSTNKNTEKEDVEVLGEYGHGESIGEVEVLTASRRSNTLIAVRDSETARIPRSLFEMLSNENPSIMVSVSRLVASKVLASQYQPRERNFITSTTSQESFTSANYKTITILPTVSGLPVRQFAEKLVQALRQIGRNVIALDQASILTHLGRHAFDESLARLKLSGYFAYLEEEYETIVYICDTPVQSNWTSTCISQGDCILLLADAEDDSTTIGEYEQLLVKLKTTARTDLCLLHQDKVVRAGSTSPWLKNRIWVQGHHHIQMKFEQGANVLPHKKSFISDLAAKLSQNKAIKSTFEATKQHIKWYVKENDQSKVLKIYKDDFMRLARILSNEAVGLVLGGGGSRGISHVGVVTSLERHGIPVDIIGGTSIGSFVGGLYAKEYNIVSIYAMAKKFSKRISSVWRMLFDLTYPVTSYITGYEFNRGIWKVFGFAEIEDFWIKYFCNSANITNSTMDIHEKGYAWRFIRASMSLAGLLPPIAFNGCMLLDGGYLDNLPVNEMKKRGVKHIIAVDVGSVDDRTPMNYGDTLSGFWVLLNRWNPFSSHPNIPTMMDIQMRLTYVSSVNALEEAKRTPGVYYLRPPIDPYATLDFGKFDEIYKVGLKYADDLFADWKSKGKFPRIAGLVEKKKDGEEKKILYRRNSI from the coding sequence atggGCCCTGAATTCGAGGATCTGATACCGTTGGTGCATTCAGACAATAGAACTACAACCATATACCTGGTATATATTATAATCAGCGATATTTTTCTGTTTGTTCAATGGCTATTATTTAAAGTGTTGAATCtcatcattattgattcTCCAGCATTCGTTCTACGccttctttcaaaaaattttgaaataaatttgCATTTATCTTCAATATTGGCGACACTAATTGGGGTTAGTGTTGTGACCTATTTGGTTATTAGATATAAATTTCTAACTGGGTACTCTCATAGCAACGATCAAAAAGAAGGGGCAGGTAAGAAAGGCATTCATCCGGCTTCCTCGAAGGTATTTGTTGGAAAATCAAAGCAAGACAAAAAACCAAGCAATTACTTAGATGAGTTTTTACTAGCAATTAAAGTTTTTGGATACTTGGACAAGGCGGTGTTCCACGAATTGACGAAAAGTATGACTACACAGAAATTGTCGCATGAGGAAATATTATGTTTGGATGAATCCTTGGGGTTTCTGATAGTCGTCGAAGGGGTTGCCCAAGTGTATACAAAAAAGTCCAAGGAGAATCTGCTGAAATATAAACAACGCTATTTTGAGGAGATTGAAGAGGAGCGAGATGAGTTTTTGATTCTTGGTGACAAGCAGTACCAACTTTTGAATGAAGTTAAAAGCGGTGCTCCATTGAGTTCGTTGTTCTCCACCTTAGACTTGTTTAGGCCAAGAAATAAGAATGAGGAAATGGCTTTGACTCCAAACGATGAAGACGGGAATAGCGTCGTTGCATTGAATATGGATTATTTGAGTAAATCAGAACCCGCAACCGATTCGAAGTTGAGCAACAGtgacgatgatgaaaatggtCAAGATTATCCTGAAATAATTGTCAGACCGAAGAAGTCTCATAATAATGGCACCATCACTATAGCAATCATCCCACACACCGCCTTTGAGCGCGTTCAGCTGAAGTACCCAAAGGCAACTTCTCATATTGTCACAATGGTTTTGACTAGGTTGTACAAGGTTACAATGAGCACTGTGCAAAACTACCTTGGTTTGACCAgtgaaattttgaaactgGAGATCAAATTGAACGAAGAAAATGCTACGAGTCTACCAAGATACTTTGTCGACGGTTTATTGGAAAGgttgaacaaaaaagaagaggCCGAGGCCGAGGCCGAGAACTTGCCAAAGAAGCTCAAGCATCATCATAGAAACCAATTACAAAGGACTACGTCGAGGTATGTGTCTTTAGATTCCAAAGTAAAAAGCAATCATCCAGGTGACTTGCTTTCGTCGGTGCCTATCTCCCGAAGCGAGTTCCAAAAAAAGGTTCTCCCAAAATCTTCCACCACTTCATTGCTGGATGGGGATAACAAAAGAATGAACTTTACTGATGAAATGGAAGAAACTGAAGAGAACTCTTTACGAGTTGCGataattgaaaacattttcAAGATGGTTGGTATTGAAGAAACTAATGGTATAGTTGAAAGGACTGGATATTTCCAAAGCTTAAGCTCGTCAACAAGTAGTTCAATTGTGGGCTTGGATAGCTTGAATCAGTCAATTATGTCCGGTGCAACCACTCCAACCACCAAAAGATCGCATCCGGTATTCAACAATCAGGGAAGTTTAATGAACACGATAAATTTAGCTGAATTGAGAAAACCATCAACTGCTGAAAACTCAACGTTGCCCAAACTTTCTGGAAAGAAACGTTTGTTATCAGACATGAATATCAAAGATGCATTTGCTAAATCCTTAGAGATCAAGTATATTGGGCCGGATTCTACGATTGTGAGTCAGAATTCGGCAATTACTGGGTTGTACTATGTTATTGACGGATCTTTGGAAATTTACAACCGCTCTGCAGATGTTTCTGCTCCTAATCGATACATCTATACAGTTGAGTCTGGTGGGATTGCTGGATATTTGACTTCTGTTGTCGGGTTCAGATCGATGGTGACAATAAAGACCCCCAAGAAAACCGGTGCAGTTGTCGCATACATACCAAAGAATGACTACAACAAGTTGTTGGACAAATATTACTTTTTGCAATTACCCGTTGCACTTAAACTTAAAAACTTGTTATCCAAGCAGATACTCACAATTGATTACGCATTAGAGTGGTGTCACATACCTGCGGGTGAAGTCTTGTGCTCACAAGGTGACTTGGCCAATGGATTCCATGTCGTTTTGAGTGGGCGGTTTAGAGTTGTTAGATCGACAAACAAAAACACTGAGAAGGAAGACGTTGAGGTTTTGGGCGAGTATGGACATGGCGAATCTATTGGTGAAGTTGAAGTGTTGACAGCTTCGAGAAGATCAAACACGTTAATTGCGGTTCGAGATTCAGAAACAGCACGTATTCCAAGATCATTATTCGAAATGTTATCCAATGAGAACCCATCCATAATGGTAAGTGTTTCGCGTTTAGTTGCATCCAAGGTACTCGCTCTGCAGTATCAACCACGGGAGCGGAACTTTATTACTTCAACCACTTCCCAAGAGTCTTTTACATCAGcaaattataaaacaaTCACTATTTTACCCACCGTGTCTGGTTTACCGGTGCGACAATTTGCAGAAAAGTTAGTTCAGGCATTAAGGCAGATTGGCCGAAACGTTATTGCGTTAGACCAGGCTCTGATATTGACTCATTTGGGGAGACATGCGTTTGATGAAAGTTTGGCGAGGTTGAAGCTACTGGGATATTTTGCGTATTTGGAAGAAGAATACGAAACTATAGTATACATTTGCGACACCCCAGTTCAGTCTAATTGGACATCAACGTGCATCTCTCAAGGCGACTGTATTTTGTTATTAGCAGATGCCGAGGATGATAGCACGACTATTGGTGAGTATGAGCAATTATTggtcaaattgaaaaccaCAGCCAGAACAGATTTGTGTTTGCTTCACCAAGACAAAGTTGTTAGGGCAGGGTCTACTAGTCCATGGttgaaaaatagaatatgGGTTCAAGGACACCACCATATTCAAATGAAGTTTGAACAAGGAGCAAATGTTTTACCACACAAAAAATCGTTTATAAGCGATTTAGCAGCGAAGCTTTCGCAGAATAAAGCAATAAAGTCTACTTTTGAGGCAACAAAGCAGCACATTAAATGGTATGTCAAGGAAAATGACCAAAGCAAGGTGTTGAAAATATACAAGGACGACTTTATGAGATTGGCTCGGATTCTTTCCAATGAAGCAGTGGGTCTTGTTTTGGGAGGCGGTGGCTCAAGAGGTATATCCCACGTTGGTGTTGTGACGAGTTTAGAGCGACATGGGATTCCCGTTGACATTATTGGGGGCACATCCATTGGGTCTTTTGTTGGTGGGTTGTATGCCAAGGAGTACAATATTGTCTCCATTTATGCTATGGCgaaaaagttttcaaaaagaatatcTTCGGTTTGGCGGATGTTATTCGATTTGACCTACCCGGTCACTTCGTATATTACAGGTTATGAATTCAACCGTGGTATATGGAAGGTTTTTGGATTTGCTGAAATTGAGGATTTTTGGATCAAGTATTTTTGTAACTCGGCAAACATCACAAACTCCACGATGGATATCCACGAAAAAGGATATGCGTGGAGGTTCATCCGTGCGTCAATGTCGCTTGCAGGTCTTTTACCCCCTATCGCATTTAATGGATGTATGTTACTAGATGGTGGTTATTTGGACAACTTGCCTGTGAATgagatgaaaaaaagaggtGTCAAGCATATTATTGCTGTCGATGTTGGTTCTGTTGATGATCGTACACCAATGAACTATGGGGACACTCTTCTGGGATTTTGGGTTTTGCTCAATCGATGGAACCCCTTTTCCAGTCACCCTAACATTCCAACAATGATGGATATTCAAATGAGATTGACTTATGTTTCTAGTGTCAATGCATTAGAGGAGGCCAAGAGAACCCCTGGTGTTTACTATTTGCGACCACCTATTGATCCTTATGCAACTTTAGATTTTGGAAAGTTTGACGAGATTTACAAAGTTGGACTCAAGTATGCAGATGACTTGTTTGCCGATTGGAAAAGCAAAGGTAAATTTCCAAGAATTGCAGGATTGGTtgagaagaaaaaggatggtgaagaaaagaaaatactTTATCGAAGAAACTCTATCTAG
- a CDS encoding uncharacterized protein (S. pombe ortholog SPBC460.04c is a predicted sulfonate/alpha-ketoglutare dioxygenase; induced by nitric oxide; Spider biofilm induced), producing MAPVADTTKYDASQFQKAHVGKTSKGSFTVSDHNKSLALYPKFLPTWNPNQKFPSYKFEQYHDKGHAADPLLSNLFPAGGDYKVKRLSPKLGSVITGIQLSQLSDAAKNDLSRFVAERGVVVFRDQDFNQGGPQAAVEFAQYFGPLYKHATSGSPEGFPELHVCFRGASQDEIDSVFSDRTNSISWHSDCSYSLNALQLTLFSCLQLPDSGGDTLFANSVEAYNRLSPAMKERLEGLHVLHSSVEQAANNKSAGGITRREPEANIHPLVRVNPVTKQKHLYLNKEFGRRIVELKEDESDYLLSFLYDHIEKAQDLQIRVTWEENTVVLWNNSTTIHSPCVDFDEPEIRHAYRISVMGERPVGDLKYLNDENYLQEKYNELGIQKS from the coding sequence ATGGCACCAGTTGCAGATACTACTAAATACGACGCTtctcaatttcaaaaagcTCACGTTGGTAAAACCAGCAAAGGCTCATTTACTGTGAGTGATCACAACAAATCTTTAGCTTTATACCCGAAATTTTTGCCAACATGGAACCCAAACCAAAAGTTCCCATCTTATAAGTTTGAACAGTACCATGATAAAGGGCATGCTGCTGATCCTTTGTTGTCCAATTTGTTTCCTGCTGGTGGGGATTACAAGGTCAAGAGGTTGAGCCCCAAATTAGGTTCTGTGATAACTGGTATTCAGCTTTCACAGTTGTCGGATGCTGCGAAAAACGACCTTTCTCGTTTTGTTGCTGAAAGAGGTGTGGTTGTGTTCAGAGACCAAGATTTTAACCAAGGTGGGCCCCAGGCTGCTGTTGAGTTTGCCCAATACTTTGGGCCATTGTACAAGCATGCCACGAGTGGCTCCCCAGAAGGGTTCCCTGAATTGCATGTTTGCTTTCGTGGTGCATCACaggatgaaattgatagtGTTTTTTCTGACAGAACGAATTCCATCTCATGGCATTCTGATTGCTCATATTCGTTGAATGCATTGCAGTTGACTTTGTTCTCATGCTTGCAATTGCCAGACTCCGGTGGTGATACATTATTTGCTAATTCGGTTGAAGCATATAACCGTTTAAGTCCTGCCATGAAAGAAAGATTGGAAGGATTGCATGTCTTGCATTCATCAGTTGAGCAGGCGGCAAACAATAAACTGGCTGGTGGAATAACTAGAAGAGAACCGGAAGCTAATATCCATCCGCTTGTTAGAGTTAACCCAGTCACCAAACAAAAACACTTGTATTTGAACAAAGAGTTTGGAAGACgtattgttgaattaaaGGAAGATGAACTGGACTATTTGTTGTCATTCTTGTATGACCACATAGAGAAGGCTCAAGATTTGCAAATAAGAGTTACGTGGGAGGAGAATACTGTTGTTTTATGGAACAACTCAACCACAATTCACTCTCCATGTGTTGACTTTGATGAGCCTGAAATCCGCCACGCTTATAGAATAAGTGTCATGGGCGAACGACCAGTTGGCGATTTAAAGTACTtgaatgatgaaaattatttacaagaaaagTACAATGAGCTTGGAATTCAAAAAAGTTAA